A single window of Streptomyces aquilus DNA harbors:
- a CDS encoding peptidase C39 family protein, which produces MSRAEQPSRRAVLTAAVAAAVAGGAGPAVAADTAPGAGRPDQAPARLVDNRFWTSYADWRGGLAKGTRAVAGARPGLVIATAAGTVAYTDPHIGKTADWEYGSWTSPVHKLTVPSTEAIASWNAHTPDGTWLQVELKGTYSDGTDTPWYVMGRWAAGDQDIRRTSVDDQTDDKSSIWTDTFAIDDPATGLRLTSYRLRLTLYRKPGTKKTPTVWRLGAMGSDIPDRFTVPASTPGLAQELIVPRYSQEIHAGQYPEYDNGGEAWCSPTSSQMIIEYWGGRLTPEQLAWVDPTYADPQVCHAARYTFDYQYAGCGNWPFNAAYAATFDGLQGVVTRLGSLTDLETLIAAGIPAITSQSFLKEELTGAGYGTSGHLMTVIGFTAEGDVIANDPASPSDEAVRRVYKRAEWEKIWLRTKRYNASGKVVSGTGGVCYLYFPARPTPRQCKALAAVGVR; this is translated from the coding sequence ATGAGCAGAGCCGAACAGCCGTCCCGGAGAGCCGTACTGACCGCCGCGGTCGCCGCCGCGGTCGCGGGCGGCGCGGGCCCGGCCGTCGCCGCCGACACCGCGCCCGGCGCCGGGAGGCCCGACCAGGCCCCGGCGCGCCTGGTCGACAACCGTTTCTGGACGTCGTACGCCGACTGGCGCGGCGGTCTCGCGAAGGGCACGCGTGCCGTCGCGGGCGCCCGTCCGGGCCTGGTCATCGCGACCGCCGCCGGCACCGTCGCATACACCGACCCGCACATCGGCAAGACGGCCGACTGGGAGTACGGGAGCTGGACGTCCCCCGTCCACAAGCTCACCGTCCCCTCGACCGAGGCGATCGCCTCCTGGAACGCGCACACCCCGGACGGCACCTGGCTCCAGGTGGAACTCAAGGGCACCTACTCCGACGGCACCGACACCCCCTGGTACGTCATGGGCCGCTGGGCGGCCGGGGACCAGGACATCCGGCGGACCTCGGTGGACGACCAGACGGACGACAAGAGCAGCATCTGGACGGACACCTTCGCGATCGACGACCCGGCGACGGGGCTGCGCCTCACCTCGTACCGCCTGCGCCTCACCCTCTACCGCAAGCCGGGCACCAAGAAGACGCCCACGGTCTGGCGGCTCGGCGCGATGGGCTCCGACATCCCCGACCGCTTCACCGTCCCGGCCTCCACGCCGGGGCTGGCCCAGGAGCTGATCGTCCCGCGGTACTCGCAGGAGATCCACGCCGGCCAGTACCCCGAGTACGACAACGGCGGCGAGGCCTGGTGCAGCCCCACCTCCTCGCAGATGATCATCGAGTACTGGGGCGGCCGGCTCACCCCGGAGCAACTGGCCTGGGTCGACCCGACGTACGCCGATCCGCAGGTGTGCCACGCGGCCCGGTACACGTTCGACTACCAGTACGCGGGCTGCGGCAACTGGCCGTTCAACGCGGCCTACGCGGCCACCTTCGACGGCCTCCAGGGCGTGGTCACCCGGCTCGGCTCGCTCACCGACCTGGAGACCCTGATCGCGGCCGGCATCCCGGCCATAACGTCCCAGTCCTTCCTGAAGGAGGAGCTCACCGGGGCGGGGTACGGCACCTCCGGGCACCTGATGACCGTCATCGGCTTCACCGCCGAGGGCGATGTGATCGCCAACGACCCGGCCTCGCCCAGCGACGAGGCGGTGCGCAGGGTCTACAAGAGGGCCGAGTGGGAGAAGATCTGGCTCCGTACCAAGCGGTACAACGCCAGCGGCAAGGTGGTCTCCGGCACAGGCGGCGTCTGCTACCTGTACTTCCCGGCCCGGCCGACCCCGCGGCAGTGCAAGGCGCTCGCGGCGGTGGGAGTGCGCTGA
- a CDS encoding uridine kinase family protein, translated as MRDLVSRLRRLPPSCGPVRLIGIDGHAGSGKSTFAGQLAAELGGAPVLHLDDIASHEELFGWTGRLLEQVIEPWRRGESAHYAPYDWHARRFGPPRDLPPAPVALVEGVGAGRRALRPHLAQLLWMELPREESWTRGRSRDGAEQREFWDGWVRAERAHFADDPSRPFADLLVRQVEQGYEALTGPAGTVGPDQKITQGEGPSAMC; from the coding sequence ATGCGCGACCTCGTCTCCCGGCTCCGCCGGCTCCCCCCGTCCTGCGGGCCGGTCCGGCTGATCGGGATCGACGGACACGCCGGCTCCGGGAAGTCGACGTTCGCCGGACAGTTGGCGGCGGAGCTCGGGGGTGCGCCGGTGCTGCACCTCGACGACATCGCGAGCCACGAGGAGTTGTTCGGCTGGACCGGGCGGCTGCTGGAGCAGGTGATCGAGCCGTGGCGGCGGGGCGAGAGCGCGCACTACGCCCCCTACGACTGGCACGCCCGGCGCTTCGGCCCGCCGCGGGATCTGCCCCCGGCCCCCGTGGCCCTCGTCGAAGGCGTCGGCGCCGGACGGCGGGCCCTGCGGCCCCACCTGGCCCAGCTGCTGTGGATGGAGTTGCCCCGCGAGGAGTCCTGGACCCGGGGGCGCTCCCGGGACGGGGCGGAGCAGCGGGAGTTCTGGGACGGGTGGGTCCGGGCGGAACGCGCGCACTTCGCGGACGACCCTTCTCGGCCGTTCGCCGATCTCCTGGTGCGGCAGGTGGAGCAGGGGTACGAGGCGCTCACCGGGCCTGCCGGGACCGTTGGACCGGACCAGAAAATCACTCAGGGTGAGGGACCATCCGCAATGTGCTGA
- a CDS encoding hemolysin family protein — MSVLQLLFAGLLVLANGFFVGAEFALVSVRRSQIEPLGTARARQVLYGLERLPQMMAAAQFGITVCSLTLGAVAEPTVAQLLEPVFEWIHLPHGMIHPLGYVIALAAVVFFHLVIGEMVPKNLAMAAPEKAALWLSPGLVAFARVCKPITIALGACARAILRLFRVEPKDEVEAVFTSEQLNRLVEDSGQAGLLDPEEQERLEDALELGSRPVTDVLLQSDSLVTVGPSVTPGQVVELTARTGYSRFPVVADNGAFMGYLHVKDVLDLEESERAVPQHIWRSMTTLRSELPLDDALTVMRRAATHLAQVADASGKVLGLVALEDVLELLVGEVTDPAHREATEVKVTEPRASGEPEEAFAQ, encoded by the coding sequence ATGAGCGTGCTCCAACTCCTCTTCGCCGGGCTGCTCGTACTCGCCAACGGCTTCTTCGTCGGCGCCGAGTTCGCGCTCGTCTCCGTCCGCCGCAGCCAGATCGAACCGCTCGGCACGGCCCGGGCCCGGCAGGTGCTGTACGGGCTGGAGCGGCTGCCGCAGATGATGGCCGCGGCCCAGTTCGGCATCACCGTCTGCTCGTTGACGCTGGGCGCGGTCGCCGAACCGACCGTCGCGCAGCTGCTGGAGCCGGTCTTCGAGTGGATCCATCTGCCGCACGGCATGATCCACCCGCTGGGCTATGTGATCGCGCTCGCCGCGGTCGTCTTCTTCCACCTCGTCATCGGTGAGATGGTCCCGAAGAACCTGGCGATGGCCGCCCCGGAGAAGGCCGCGCTGTGGCTCAGCCCCGGTCTGGTCGCCTTCGCCCGGGTGTGCAAGCCGATCACGATCGCCCTCGGCGCCTGCGCCCGGGCGATCCTGCGGCTCTTCCGCGTCGAGCCCAAGGACGAGGTCGAGGCGGTCTTCACCAGCGAACAGCTCAACCGCCTGGTGGAGGACTCCGGGCAGGCCGGTCTCCTCGACCCCGAGGAGCAGGAACGCCTGGAGGACGCCCTGGAGCTGGGTTCCCGCCCGGTCACGGACGTCCTCCTCCAGAGCGACTCCCTGGTGACCGTCGGCCCGTCGGTCACGCCCGGCCAGGTCGTCGAGCTGACGGCGCGCACCGGCTACTCCCGCTTCCCGGTGGTCGCCGACAACGGCGCCTTCATGGGCTACCTGCATGTGAAGGACGTACTGGACCTGGAGGAGTCCGAGCGTGCGGTGCCCCAGCACATCTGGCGCTCCATGACGACCCTCCGGTCGGAGTTGCCGCTGGACGACGCCCTGACGGTGATGCGCCGCGCGGCGACGCATCTGGCGCAGGTCGCGGACGCGTCGGGCAAGGTGCTGGGCCTGGTCGCCCTGGAGGACGTGCTCGAACTCCTGGTGGGCGAGGTGACGGACCCGGCCCACCGGGAGGCCACGGAGGTGAAGGTGACCGAGCCCCGGGCGAGCGGTGAGCCCGAGGAGGCGTTCGCCCAGTAG
- a CDS encoding AAA family ATPase, translated as MDFGTQGSKAPADLAWLRGVDAYTMGAYPQAEEEFRAAVRMDPGMADGWLGLHALRIDTTTALLRMFRHRERFGEQRARHRRTLNSWYWLGWWVQPVLESPRDLLLAHASHWLDGRHVPELDRALAGLPPVDADPQVRFLHACRSYLVKDWDQLIRHTDPLIDDPLLGIEAGLFGGMARVRLEMYGQAEPLLSAALMRCRSEQPQRKELRYWLARAHEGTGRSAAALPLYRAVHRVDPAFMDTSARLAAIAEGDGYDDAADLAAITLSGAQDVLDGPDGLDPLFGAEGRDLRLSEPDLPTGPLPQVTDPAVREKLATSPTLPAGPTDPVLLEEALNELERMVGLEPVKRQVKALSAQLNMARLRAGQGLPVQPPKRHFVFSGPSGTGKTTVARILGRVFYALGLLGGDHLVEAQRADLVGEYLGQTAVKANELIDSAIGGVLFVDEAYSLSNSGYGKGDAYGDEALQVLLKRAEDNRDHLVVILAGYPEGMDRLLAANPGLSSRFTTRVDFPSYRPLELTSIGEVLAAENGDVWDEEALDELRSIAGHVVDQGWIDELGNGRFLRTLYEKSCAYRDLRLSTYPGMLTRDDLSTLRLPDLMQAYGEVLSGRGPQDPSAL; from the coding sequence ATGGACTTCGGCACGCAGGGCTCCAAGGCCCCGGCCGACCTCGCCTGGCTGCGAGGTGTGGACGCCTACACGATGGGGGCCTATCCGCAGGCGGAGGAGGAGTTCCGGGCCGCGGTGCGGATGGACCCGGGGATGGCCGACGGCTGGCTCGGGCTGCACGCGCTGCGCATCGACACGACGACCGCGCTGCTGCGGATGTTCCGGCACCGCGAGCGCTTCGGGGAACAGCGCGCCCGGCACCGCAGGACCCTCAACTCCTGGTACTGGCTGGGCTGGTGGGTGCAGCCGGTGCTGGAGAGCCCGCGCGACCTGCTGCTCGCGCACGCCTCGCACTGGCTCGACGGACGCCATGTCCCGGAGCTGGACCGGGCGTTGGCGGGCCTGCCGCCCGTGGACGCCGATCCGCAGGTGCGCTTCCTGCACGCCTGCCGGTCCTATCTGGTCAAGGACTGGGACCAACTCATCCGGCACACCGACCCGTTGATCGACGATCCGCTGCTCGGCATCGAGGCCGGCCTGTTCGGCGGCATGGCGCGGGTGCGGCTGGAGATGTACGGCCAGGCGGAGCCCCTGCTGTCGGCGGCGCTGATGCGCTGTCGCAGCGAGCAGCCGCAGCGCAAGGAACTGCGCTACTGGCTCGCCCGGGCCCACGAGGGCACCGGCCGCTCCGCCGCCGCGCTCCCCCTCTACCGTGCCGTGCACCGCGTCGACCCGGCCTTCATGGACACCTCCGCCCGGCTCGCGGCGATCGCCGAGGGCGACGGCTACGACGACGCGGCCGACCTCGCGGCGATCACGCTGTCCGGCGCGCAGGACGTCCTGGACGGGCCGGACGGTCTCGATCCGCTCTTCGGCGCGGAGGGCCGGGACCTGCGGCTGTCCGAGCCGGACCTGCCGACGGGCCCGCTGCCGCAGGTGACCGACCCGGCGGTGCGCGAGAAGCTCGCCACCTCCCCGACCCTGCCCGCCGGCCCCACCGACCCGGTCTTACTTGAGGAAGCGCTCAACGAACTGGAGCGCATGGTGGGCCTGGAGCCCGTGAAACGGCAGGTCAAGGCACTGTCGGCACAGTTGAACATGGCGCGGCTGCGCGCCGGACAGGGGCTGCCGGTCCAGCCCCCCAAGCGGCACTTCGTCTTCTCCGGCCCCTCCGGCACCGGCAAGACCACCGTGGCCCGCATCCTGGGCCGCGTCTTCTACGCCCTCGGCCTCCTCGGCGGTGACCATCTGGTCGAGGCCCAGCGGGCCGATCTCGTCGGCGAGTACCTCGGGCAGACCGCCGTGAAGGCCAACGAGCTCATCGACTCCGCGATCGGCGGGGTGCTGTTCGTGGACGAGGCGTACTCGCTCTCCAACTCCGGTTACGGCAAGGGCGACGCGTACGGCGACGAGGCCTTGCAGGTGCTGCTGAAGCGGGCCGAGGACAACCGGGACCACCTGGTGGTGATCCTGGCCGGTTATCCCGAGGGCATGGACCGCCTCCTCGCCGCCAACCCCGGACTGTCGTCGCGCTTCACGACCCGCGTGGACTTCCCGTCGTACCGCCCCCTGGAGCTGACCTCGATCGGTGAGGTCCTCGCCGCGGAGAACGGTGACGTGTGGGACGAGGAGGCGCTGGACGAGCTGCGGTCGATCGCCGGGCACGTGGTGGACCAGGGGTGGATCGACGAGCTGGGCAACGGACGGTTCCTGCGGACGCTGTACGAGAAGAGCTGCGCGTACCGGGATCTGCGGCTGTCGACCTATCCGGGGATGCTGACGCGGGACGACCTGTCGACGCTGCGGCTGCCGGATCTGATGCAGGCGTACGGAGAGGTGCTGTCGGGGCGGGGGCCACAGGACCCGTCGGCGCTGTAG
- a CDS encoding TetR/AcrR family transcriptional regulator, with product MKISDQRAAARPRARGTERSVARRAELIAIGRRLFADTSYDALSMDDIARQAHVAKGLIYYYFQSKRGYYLAIIQDSVADLVTFAASGLQLPQVDRVQRTIDSYLRYAEHNQAAYRTVVSGGVGFDTEVHAIRDGVREAIVATIAEGAYGRTDIAPLARMGLLAWVCSVEGATLDWIDRPELPRDTMRELLVKTLGGAMRAIEELDPAYPAPEPARRDEA from the coding sequence TTGAAGATCAGTGATCAGCGTGCGGCCGCCCGGCCACGGGCGCGCGGCACCGAGCGCTCGGTCGCACGCCGCGCCGAACTCATCGCGATCGGGCGGCGGTTGTTCGCCGACACGTCGTACGACGCGCTCTCCATGGACGACATCGCCCGTCAGGCGCATGTCGCCAAGGGGCTGATCTACTACTACTTCCAGTCCAAGCGCGGCTACTACCTGGCGATCATCCAGGACTCCGTGGCCGACCTGGTCACCTTCGCGGCGAGCGGCCTCCAACTGCCCCAGGTGGACCGGGTGCAGCGCACGATCGACAGCTATCTGCGCTACGCCGAGCACAACCAGGCCGCCTACCGCACGGTGGTCAGCGGTGGCGTCGGCTTCGACACCGAGGTGCACGCCATCCGGGACGGGGTGCGCGAGGCGATCGTCGCGACCATCGCCGAAGGCGCCTACGGCCGCACCGACATCGCTCCCCTGGCCCGCATGGGCCTGCTGGCCTGGGTGTGCAGCGTCGAGGGCGCCACCCTCGACTGGATCGACCGTCCCGAACTGCCCCGCGACACCATGCGCGAGCTCCTGGTGAAGACCCTCGGCGGCGCGATGCGCGCCATCGAGGAACTCGACCCGGCCTACCCGGCCCCGGAGCCGGCCCGCCGCGACGAGGCCTGA
- a CDS encoding glycoside hydrolase family 18 protein translates to MHTSPRPRTRFRALVSAACCAVLGAGLLAGAGTATAETAAEPTLKASKVVGYFTEWGTYDRKYYVKNIETSGSAAKLTHINYAFGNVTGGKCAMGDAYAATDRTYTAAESVDGVADTWDQPLRGNFNQLRELKKKHPGLKVLWSFGGWTWSSGFGEAAKNPAAFAQSCYDLVENSKWADVFDGIDIDWEYPNACGNTCDTSGREAFKNLLAALRSKFGSSALVTAAITADATSGGKIDAANYAGAAQYVNWYNPMTYDYFGAWASTGPTAPHSPLTSYSGIPTANYYTSATIAKLKGLGIPASKLLLGIGFYGRGWTGVTQSAPGGTATGPAAGTYEQGIEDYKVLKSKCPATGTVAGTAYAKCGSNWWSYDTPATIATKMTYKNQQGLGGTFFWELSGDTTGGELIKAIN, encoded by the coding sequence ATGCACACCTCCCCACGTCCCCGCACCCGGTTCCGGGCGCTCGTGTCGGCCGCCTGTTGCGCGGTCCTCGGCGCCGGACTGCTGGCCGGAGCGGGCACCGCGACCGCCGAGACCGCCGCCGAGCCCACGCTCAAGGCATCCAAGGTCGTCGGCTACTTCACCGAATGGGGCACCTACGACCGCAAGTACTACGTCAAGAACATCGAGACGTCCGGCTCCGCGGCCAAGCTCACCCACATCAACTACGCCTTCGGCAATGTCACCGGCGGCAAGTGCGCCATGGGCGACGCCTACGCGGCCACCGACCGCACCTACACCGCCGCCGAGTCGGTGGACGGTGTCGCCGACACCTGGGACCAGCCGCTGCGCGGCAACTTCAACCAGCTGCGGGAGCTGAAGAAGAAGCACCCCGGCCTCAAGGTCCTCTGGTCCTTCGGCGGTTGGACCTGGTCGAGCGGCTTCGGCGAGGCCGCGAAGAACCCGGCCGCGTTCGCGCAGTCCTGCTACGACCTGGTCGAGAACTCCAAGTGGGCCGACGTCTTCGACGGCATCGACATCGACTGGGAGTACCCGAACGCGTGCGGCAACACCTGTGACACCAGCGGCCGGGAGGCGTTCAAGAACCTGCTGGCGGCGCTGCGTTCGAAGTTCGGGAGCAGTGCGCTGGTCACCGCGGCCATCACCGCCGACGCCACCTCGGGCGGCAAGATCGACGCGGCGAACTACGCGGGCGCGGCCCAGTACGTCAACTGGTACAATCCGATGACGTACGACTACTTCGGCGCCTGGGCCTCGACCGGCCCGACGGCACCGCACTCGCCGCTCACCTCCTACTCGGGCATCCCGACGGCGAACTACTACACCTCGGCGACCATCGCCAAGCTCAAGGGCCTCGGCATCCCGGCCTCCAAGCTGCTGCTCGGGATCGGCTTCTACGGCCGCGGCTGGACCGGCGTCACCCAGTCGGCACCCGGTGGCACGGCGACCGGCCCGGCGGCGGGGACGTACGAGCAGGGCATCGAGGACTACAAGGTGCTGAAGTCGAAGTGCCCGGCGACCGGGACCGTGGCCGGCACCGCGTACGCCAAGTGCGGGTCCAACTGGTGGAGTTACGACACCCCCGCCACCATCGCGACGAAGATGACGTACAAGAACCAGCAGGGGCTCGGCGGCACCTTCTTCTGGGAGCTGAGCGGTGACACCACGGGCGGTGAGCTGATCAAGGCGATCAACTGA
- a CDS encoding SCO1431 family membrane protein, with amino-acid sequence MTASTTAAARARTGGPEDDGPKVLEHIAGWTLVVVIAMLVTQLGLL; translated from the coding sequence ATGACCGCATCAACAACCGCCGCCGCCCGCGCTCGTACCGGCGGCCCCGAGGACGATGGCCCGAAGGTCCTCGAACACATCGCAGGCTGGACGCTCGTCGTGGTGATCGCGATGCTCGTGACCCAGCTCGGCCTTCTGTGA
- a CDS encoding acyl-CoA dehydrogenase family protein — MPERAPQPVDRQLPTDEARDLISLVRDIAQREIAPKAAEEEDAGRFPREVFTLLSESGLLGLPYDAEYGGGDQPYEVYLQVLEELAAARLTVGLGVSVHTLASYALAAYGTKEQQVEHLPAMLGGGLLGAYCLSEPASGSDAASLRTRAVREGDGWVITGTKAWITHGGIADFYTVMARTGEEGARGITAFLVPGDAAGLSGALPEKKMGMKGSPTAQVHLDGVRVGDDRRIGDEGQGFAIALSALDSGRLGIAACAIGVAQAALDAAVGYATDRRQFGKPIADFQGLRFMLADMATQIEAGRALYLSAARLRDAGRPFAKQAAMAKLHCTDTAMKVTTDAVQVLGGYGYTADFPVERYMREAKVLQIVEGTNQIQRMVIARHLAGPETR; from the coding sequence ATGCCTGAGCGCGCCCCGCAGCCGGTGGACCGGCAACTGCCCACGGACGAGGCCCGGGACCTGATCTCGCTCGTCCGCGACATCGCGCAGCGAGAGATCGCTCCCAAGGCGGCCGAGGAGGAGGACGCGGGACGCTTCCCGCGCGAGGTCTTCACCCTGCTCTCGGAGTCCGGACTGCTCGGACTGCCCTACGACGCCGAGTACGGCGGCGGCGACCAGCCGTACGAGGTCTACCTCCAGGTCCTCGAAGAACTCGCCGCGGCCCGGCTCACCGTCGGCCTCGGGGTCAGCGTGCACACCCTCGCCTCCTACGCCCTCGCCGCCTACGGCACCAAGGAGCAGCAGGTCGAACACCTGCCCGCGATGCTCGGCGGCGGCCTTCTCGGCGCGTACTGCCTCTCCGAGCCGGCGTCCGGCTCGGACGCCGCGTCCCTGCGGACCAGGGCGGTCCGGGAGGGCGACGGCTGGGTCATCACCGGCACCAAGGCCTGGATCACACACGGCGGCATCGCCGACTTCTACACCGTCATGGCCCGCACCGGCGAGGAGGGTGCCCGCGGGATCACCGCCTTCCTGGTGCCCGGTGACGCGGCGGGCCTCAGCGGGGCGCTGCCGGAGAAGAAGATGGGCATGAAGGGCTCGCCCACCGCCCAGGTCCACCTCGACGGAGTGCGTGTCGGCGACGACCGGCGGATCGGCGACGAGGGCCAGGGCTTCGCGATCGCCCTGTCCGCACTCGACTCCGGGCGGCTCGGCATCGCGGCCTGCGCGATCGGCGTGGCCCAGGCGGCGCTGGACGCGGCCGTGGGATACGCGACGGACCGGCGGCAGTTCGGCAAGCCCATCGCCGACTTCCAGGGGCTGCGCTTCATGCTCGCCGACATGGCGACCCAGATCGAGGCGGGCCGCGCCCTGTACCTGTCGGCGGCGCGGCTGCGGGACGCGGGCCGGCCGTTCGCCAAGCAGGCGGCGATGGCCAAGCTGCACTGCACGGACACGGCGATGAAGGTCACCACCGACGCCGTCCAGGTCCTCGGCGGCTACGGCTACACCGCGGACTTCCCGGTCGAGCGCTACATGCGCGAGGCCAAGGTCCTACAGATCGTCGAGGGCACCAACCAGATCCAGCGGATGGTCATCGCCCGTCACCTGGCGGGGCCGGAGACGCGCTGA